The Xanthomonas rydalmerensis genomic interval CGCCGCGTCGTAGACGATCCCGCGCTGCTCGCTGAGGCCATGGCGCGAGGAACCGGCGTTGAGGCCGCCGAAGAACAGGCTGCTGCAGGCAGAGACCAGCAGCGAGGACAGGGCGATCAGGGCGTTGCGGGGCCAGCGGGGCGGAGACGGACGGTCGGACATGGGCGATCCCGGAGAGGAGCGCGGAGCATGCCGGATGCCCATGTCGGTGGCGAGTGGAGGTGGGGCGGGGATTGGGGATTCGGGAGTGGGGATTGGCAAGAGCGTGGGCTTGCGGTGCCTGCGTCGGCGCCGTGGAGCTTTTGCGGCGCCGTACCCTCACCCCAACCCCTCTCCCGGCGGGAGAGGGGCTTTGCAGGCCCGCGCGGCGACAGGCCTGCACCGTGTGCTCACCTCGCGGCCTTTCCAATCCAGGTTGTGCCTTCTACGCTGTGCTCATGACTTCCTTGCGTTTCGACAATCGCTTCGTCGCCGAACTGCCTGGCGATCCGGAAACCGGTCCGCGGCGCCGCGAGGTGCTGGGGGCGCTGTGGTCGCCGGTCGAGCCGACCCCGGTGGTGGCGCCTCAGCTGCTGGCGTATTCGCCGGAGGTGGCGACCTTGCTCGGGCTGTCCGAGCAGGAGGTGCGGTCGCCGGAGTTCGCCGCGGTGTTCGCCGGCAACGCGCGCTATCCGGGCATGCAGCCCTATGCGGCGAACTACGGCGGCCACCAGTTCGGGCATTGGGCCGGGCAACTCGGCGACGGCCGCGCGATCTCCCTGGGCGAGGCCCTGGGCGTGGACGGGCGGCGCTGGGAACTGCAGCTCAAGGGTGCCGGGCCCACACCGTATTCGCGTGGCGCCGATGGCCGCGCGGTGCTGCGCTCCTCGATCCGCGAGTTCCTGTGCAGCGAGGCCATGCATCACCTGGGCGTGCCGACCACCCGCGCGCTGAGCCTGGTCGGCACCGGCGAGACGGTGGTGCGCGACATGTTCTACGACGGCCATCCGCGCGCCGAACCGGGCGCGGTGGTGTGCCGGGTGGCGCCGTCGTTCGTGCGCTTCGGCAGTTTCGAATTGCCGGCCGCACGCGGCGACACCGCCTTGCTGCGGCGCCTGGCCGACCTGGTGATCGCGCGCGACTTCCCGCACCTGCAGGGTGCCGCTGGCGCGCGCGACGCGGCCTGGTTCGCCGAGATCTGCGCGCGCACCGCGCGCATGGTCGCGCACTGGATGCGCGTCGGCTTCGTGCACGGGGTGATGAACACCGACAACATGTCGATCCTGGGGCTGACCATCGACTATGGCCCCTATGGCTGGGTCGACGACTACGACCCGGACTGGACACCCAACACCACCGATGCGCAGGGCCGTCGCTACCGCTTCGGCACCCAGCCGCAGGTCGCGTACTGGAACCTGGGGCGGCTGGCGCAGGCGCTGGCACCGCTGTTCGACGACGTCGCGCCGCTGCACGACGGCCTGGAGCGGTTCCGCGCCGAGTATGCGCAGGCCGAGCGCGACAACATCGCCGCCAAGCTCGGCCTGGCGACCTGCGCCGACGACGATGTGGCGCTGATGCGCGATGGGCTGGACCTGCTGCAGCAGGGCGAGGTCGACATGACCCTGTGGTTCCGCGGGCTGAGTGCGTTGCCGCTGCAGCCGTGGACGCCGGCGCAGGCCCTGGCGGCGCAGGCCGAGGCCTTCTACGACCCGGCCCGGCTGGCGACGCAGGCGCCGGCGTTCGAGGCCTGGCTGGCGCGCTACGCGCAGCGCCTGCAGCAGGATCCGTTGCCCGCCGCCGCCCGCGTCGCACGGATGCGTGCGGCCAATCCGCGCTACGTGCTGCGCAACTACCTGGCGCAGCAGGCGATCGACCGCGCCGAGCAGGGCGACACCGGCGGCATCGACGAACTGCTGGAGGTGATGCGCCATCCCTACGACGAACAGCCCGGGCGCGAGGCCTTCGCGGCGAAGCGGCCGGACTGGGCGCGGAGCCGGGCCGGCTGTTCGATGCTGTCCTGCAGTTCCTGAGCAGGGCCGGCGCGTGCGCTCAGGCTGTCGGTCCGGGCGCTGATGGCGCGGTCCGGCGCGCGATTCGGGCGAGGCGTGAGGTTTTCCAGCGTGCGGGGCTCGTAACCGCGCCCCCGTCGCCCGCCGGCGTACGCCCGGCCCGCGCCTGATGCCCGCCTTGCGCCGTGACGGCGAAGGGGTGAGGGCACCTTCATCAGCGCCTTCTTGTCTTTGATAAATTAGACGCTCCCCTTCGTCGTCCCCAGGATCAAGCGCATGCCCGCGCCTCTCGTCCAGCGCCGCCGCGCGCTGCCGTTGCTGCTGACCGTCGTCGTGCTCGCGTTCGCCGGCTGCAAGGGCGGGGGCAGCGCCCAGACACCGGCGCCGAAAACGGTGGAGGTGCTGACCCTGCAGCCGCAAAGCGTGCCGCTGAGCGTTGAACTGGCCGGGCGCACGGTGGCCTCGGAAGAATCGGAGGTGCGGCCGCAGGTCAGCGGCATCCTGCGCCAGCG includes:
- a CDS encoding protein adenylyltransferase SelO, with the protein product MTSLRFDNRFVAELPGDPETGPRRREVLGALWSPVEPTPVVAPQLLAYSPEVATLLGLSEQEVRSPEFAAVFAGNARYPGMQPYAANYGGHQFGHWAGQLGDGRAISLGEALGVDGRRWELQLKGAGPTPYSRGADGRAVLRSSIREFLCSEAMHHLGVPTTRALSLVGTGETVVRDMFYDGHPRAEPGAVVCRVAPSFVRFGSFELPAARGDTALLRRLADLVIARDFPHLQGAAGARDAAWFAEICARTARMVAHWMRVGFVHGVMNTDNMSILGLTIDYGPYGWVDDYDPDWTPNTTDAQGRRYRFGTQPQVAYWNLGRLAQALAPLFDDVAPLHDGLERFRAEYAQAERDNIAAKLGLATCADDDVALMRDGLDLLQQGEVDMTLWFRGLSALPLQPWTPAQALAAQAEAFYDPARLATQAPAFEAWLARYAQRLQQDPLPAAARVARMRAANPRYVLRNYLAQQAIDRAEQGDTGGIDELLEVMRHPYDEQPGREAFAAKRPDWARSRAGCSMLSCSS